In Microvenator marinus, one genomic interval encodes:
- a CDS encoding DNA polymerase Y family protein, with protein sequence MDPLACVSVPYVALQIIMRRYPDYREVSAVIVDELKPMGRILEVNRQARAHRILPGMRYAAGLSLDRNLRAAVVDESEVEAHLEELGKILGHFSPRFERAGESGVFWVCVKGLAPLFGGMKRWSEGLVHEIDEYGFIAASVVGFSRFHTYAMARSLRRGTWVFETHEDECQVVESLSLERVGLEPDVLSALTRLGIRSVGQFVRLPPSGVQERYGALATRLHRLARGELSLPMTPLRFEEDLETKIDFEDDEAEVTRLLFIIKRELRGLLLQLAARHQDLLELELVLCLRGGDTHEHQIRPARPTLDELRILELVRLRLENLVIPSGVVSVILRVEGVELRREQLGLFAGGRRDLEAASHALARIRSEFGDESVLELREGNSHVPEKGFELFPTSNVRLKVERPAEIHVELPANAGLVRRIQLRPEPLMRFERKPLEGWILRGLDAGPVVEAHGPFLVEAQWWTQKDEIAREYWLARTERGDVFWVYWDQSRGQWYLHGEAE encoded by the coding sequence ATGGACCCGTTGGCATGCGTTAGTGTGCCCTATGTGGCGCTTCAAATCATCATGCGCAGGTATCCTGATTACCGTGAGGTATCCGCTGTTATTGTGGATGAACTCAAGCCGATGGGGCGGATTTTGGAGGTCAATAGGCAGGCGAGAGCGCATCGGATTTTGCCGGGAATGCGTTATGCAGCCGGGCTCTCATTGGACCGGAACCTCCGGGCTGCAGTGGTCGATGAGTCCGAGGTAGAAGCGCACCTCGAGGAGCTTGGCAAGATTCTAGGGCATTTTAGCCCGCGTTTTGAGCGCGCTGGTGAATCGGGGGTGTTCTGGGTGTGTGTCAAAGGGCTTGCGCCCCTCTTTGGAGGCATGAAGCGTTGGTCAGAAGGCCTGGTCCACGAGATTGATGAGTATGGGTTTATTGCAGCCTCGGTCGTGGGGTTCTCGCGTTTTCATACCTATGCAATGGCGCGCTCTCTGAGGCGTGGAACATGGGTTTTTGAAACCCATGAGGATGAGTGTCAGGTTGTTGAGTCCCTTTCTCTCGAGCGTGTGGGCCTTGAACCCGATGTGTTGAGCGCGCTGACACGACTTGGGATTCGGAGTGTCGGGCAATTTGTCAGGCTACCACCATCAGGTGTGCAGGAGAGGTACGGGGCGCTTGCGACTCGGCTTCATCGGCTGGCTCGGGGCGAACTCTCGTTGCCAATGACACCCCTGCGCTTCGAAGAAGACCTCGAGACCAAGATTGATTTTGAAGACGATGAGGCCGAGGTGACTCGACTTCTCTTCATTATCAAACGCGAGCTGCGTGGCCTCCTTCTACAACTCGCGGCGCGTCATCAAGACCTGCTCGAGCTCGAACTCGTGCTATGTCTTCGTGGCGGCGATACCCACGAGCACCAGATCCGCCCCGCGCGGCCTACACTTGATGAGCTTCGCATTCTTGAGCTTGTGCGTCTTCGTCTAGAAAACCTGGTTATTCCAAGCGGGGTTGTGTCTGTAATTCTGCGTGTCGAGGGTGTGGAGCTTCGACGAGAACAGCTCGGGCTTTTTGCCGGAGGCCGACGCGACCTCGAGGCAGCGTCTCACGCCCTTGCGCGTATCCGATCCGAATTTGGGGATGAGAGTGTTCTGGAATTGCGAGAGGGAAATAGTCACGTCCCTGAAAAGGGGTTCGAACTCTTTCCTACCTCGAATGTTCGTCTGAAGGTCGAACGCCCGGCCGAAATTCACGTGGAGTTGCCCGCCAATGCCGGTCTGGTAAGGCGCATTCAGCTTCGACCAGAGCCGCTCATGCGCTTCGAAAGAAAACCACTCGAAGGCTGGATTCTACGTGGGCTTGATGCCGGACCTGTGGTGGAAGCCCACGGTCCTTTTCTTGTTGAGGCTCAATGGTGGACGCAAAAGGATGAAATTGCGCGCGAGTATTGGCTCGCCCGAACCGAGAGGGGGGATGTGTTTTGGGTCTATTGGGATCAGTCTCGCGGGCAGTGGTACTTGCACGGGGAGGCTGAATGA
- a CDS encoding error-prone DNA polymerase, whose product MIPLWCKSNFSFLEGASHPEEYVETWHELAEGQPWALTDRDGVHGIVRAWARAKELGARVIYGSELTLEQGTLVVLARDHAAYRTLCKLITKGRLRSEKGKSLILWSELLEHHEGLILIWRDGLIRPVLPKVAWQLKEVFGQRFYAGLSRHYLDREKAEEERLFKHSKELGIRCVAFPQILYHSAQRRRLQDILRCIKHGVKIHEAGRYLLPNASFGLRPISEFQKLYEDRQDAIAATYDIASECTFNLSQIRYVYPSEDLPDGKTSMQWLRDLAFEGAKMRYPEGISDEALRQLNYELDVIEKLEYPGYFLTMWEIVNFCRTQHILCQGRGSAANSIVCFCLEVTAVDPIKMKLLFERFISLERAEPPDIDLDISHERREEVIQWVYQRYGRNRAAMVANMVRYRPRSAIRDVGKALGIPETSLDRMAKMLSYRETPLLEDIESAGLKIDGPTTLQLLELTKEIQEFPRHMSIHPGGFLLGHEPVHHLVPIENATMADRTVIQWDKYDVEALDLFKVDLLGLGALTHLNKSFELLRRHRGVDLSMATLPQDDPETYEMICRAETVGVFQIESRAQMAMLPRLRPQKFYDLVIEVGIVRPGPITGDMVHPYLRRRNGEEPVTYPHPSLEPVLEKTLGIPLFQEQVMKLAVVAADYTPGEADQLRRDMAAWRSKGRIDQHRERMIKRMCAKGIEVEFAERVFAQIQGFGEYGFPESHAASFALITYATAYMRAHWPEEFACGLLNSQPMGFYTSATIVDDAKRRGVRFMPVDINVSEWDNTMQPLGQEFAIRMGLRMIKGISEVDGESILAARERAPFASVRDFAARTSVNRGLIRRLAESGAFESLGLTRREALWDAQALDKGTLPLPFETTARRPILDELTPFEAISWDYQTSFHSPRGHPMQTIRQDLQDRGMPSANDLLAQRDGAWTHYAGMVICRQRPSTASGIVFMTMEDETGFVNVVVFPKVYEQYRILTKTQVFLGISGRVQNQYGVVHVLAEYLWIPRFTDVNSVRLKSRDFH is encoded by the coding sequence ATGATTCCGCTCTGGTGCAAATCAAACTTCTCGTTTCTCGAGGGGGCAAGCCATCCAGAAGAGTACGTCGAGACCTGGCATGAGCTTGCAGAAGGCCAGCCATGGGCACTGACAGACCGCGATGGTGTCCATGGTATTGTTCGGGCCTGGGCCCGAGCAAAGGAGCTCGGCGCCCGCGTGATCTATGGGTCGGAGCTAACGCTTGAACAAGGTACTCTAGTTGTTCTGGCTAGAGACCACGCGGCTTATAGAACCCTCTGCAAACTGATCACCAAGGGACGGCTACGCTCGGAGAAAGGAAAGAGTCTGATCCTTTGGTCAGAGCTCTTAGAGCATCACGAGGGGCTCATCCTGATCTGGAGAGACGGCCTTATTAGACCTGTGCTCCCGAAAGTTGCCTGGCAACTCAAAGAAGTTTTTGGTCAACGCTTCTACGCAGGGCTTAGCCGCCACTATCTCGATCGCGAAAAGGCCGAAGAGGAGCGTCTTTTTAAGCATAGCAAGGAGCTAGGCATCCGCTGTGTGGCCTTCCCACAGATCCTCTATCACTCTGCTCAACGACGCAGGCTTCAAGATATCCTCAGATGCATCAAGCACGGCGTGAAAATACACGAGGCGGGTCGCTATTTGCTCCCTAATGCGTCTTTTGGTCTTCGTCCCATATCCGAGTTCCAAAAGCTCTACGAAGACCGTCAGGATGCCATTGCGGCTACCTACGATATCGCGTCGGAATGCACGTTTAATCTCTCTCAAATTCGTTATGTCTACCCGAGCGAAGACCTGCCTGATGGCAAGACATCCATGCAATGGCTCAGGGATTTGGCGTTTGAGGGGGCGAAGATGCGCTATCCAGAAGGGATCAGTGATGAGGCATTGCGCCAGTTGAACTACGAGCTCGATGTGATCGAGAAGCTCGAGTACCCGGGATACTTTCTGACGATGTGGGAGATCGTGAACTTTTGCCGAACGCAGCATATTTTGTGTCAGGGACGGGGTTCGGCCGCAAACTCGATCGTGTGTTTTTGCCTCGAGGTCACCGCAGTTGACCCCATCAAAATGAAGTTGCTTTTTGAACGATTCATTTCGTTGGAGAGGGCAGAGCCTCCGGATATCGACCTCGATATCTCTCATGAACGCCGCGAAGAAGTGATCCAGTGGGTGTACCAACGCTACGGCAGAAACCGTGCGGCGATGGTGGCAAATATGGTGCGCTACAGGCCGCGCTCAGCCATTCGAGACGTAGGTAAGGCGCTCGGAATTCCAGAAACATCTTTGGATAGAATGGCCAAAATGCTCTCGTATCGAGAAACGCCGCTCCTCGAAGATATTGAGAGTGCGGGCTTGAAGATCGACGGGCCAACCACGCTTCAATTGCTTGAGCTCACAAAGGAGATCCAAGAGTTTCCACGGCATATGTCCATCCATCCCGGGGGATTTCTGCTCGGCCATGAACCGGTGCATCACCTCGTACCCATTGAGAACGCGACGATGGCGGACCGGACGGTGATTCAATGGGACAAATACGATGTCGAGGCGCTTGACTTGTTTAAGGTGGACCTGCTTGGGCTTGGCGCGCTGACACATCTGAACAAGAGCTTTGAGCTCTTGCGAAGGCATCGAGGGGTAGACCTCTCCATGGCCACACTTCCCCAAGATGATCCAGAGACCTATGAGATGATTTGTAGGGCGGAGACTGTGGGAGTCTTTCAGATCGAGAGCCGTGCACAGATGGCGATGTTGCCGCGTCTAAGGCCTCAGAAATTCTATGACCTTGTTATCGAGGTTGGAATTGTCCGCCCGGGCCCCATCACGGGCGATATGGTCCATCCCTATCTACGCCGAAGAAATGGCGAAGAGCCCGTCACCTATCCACACCCTAGCCTTGAGCCTGTGCTCGAAAAGACCCTTGGCATTCCGCTCTTTCAGGAACAGGTCATGAAGCTTGCCGTCGTAGCAGCAGATTATACGCCCGGTGAGGCCGACCAGTTAAGACGCGATATGGCTGCGTGGCGTAGCAAAGGCAGAATCGATCAACACCGCGAGCGTATGATCAAGAGGATGTGCGCCAAGGGAATCGAGGTGGAGTTTGCAGAGCGTGTGTTCGCCCAGATTCAGGGGTTTGGTGAGTACGGCTTCCCAGAGAGCCATGCGGCGAGTTTTGCGCTGATCACTTATGCCACCGCGTACATGCGCGCTCATTGGCCCGAGGAATTTGCGTGCGGACTTTTGAACTCGCAGCCCATGGGTTTCTACACGTCCGCTACCATCGTGGATGACGCCAAGCGGCGCGGGGTTCGCTTTATGCCCGTCGATATCAATGTCAGTGAGTGGGACAACACAATGCAGCCTCTGGGCCAAGAGTTTGCAATTCGAATGGGCCTCAGGATGATCAAAGGCATTTCTGAGGTGGATGGTGAAAGCATTCTTGCCGCTCGGGAACGCGCTCCTTTTGCTTCCGTGCGCGATTTCGCAGCTCGCACCAGTGTTAATCGTGGTCTCATCAGGCGGCTCGCCGAGTCCGGAGCTTTTGAGTCTCTGGGCCTGACCAGGCGCGAGGCCCTTTGGGACGCACAGGCTCTGGACAAGGGGACGTTGCCATTACCGTTTGAGACCACGGCTAGAAGGCCGATTCTGGACGAACTTACTCCTTTCGAAGCTATCTCATGGGATTATCAAACGAGCTTTCATAGTCCTCGTGGGCATCCCATGCAGACCATTCGTCAGGACCTTCAAGATCGCGGTATGCCTAGCGCCAATGACCTCTTGGCTCAGCGAGACGGCGCGTGGACGCATTACGCAGGCATGGTGATATGCCGGCAGCGTCCATCCACAGCCTCGGGAATCGTGTTTATGACCATGGAAGATGAGACCGGGTTTGTGAACGTAGTGGTGTTTCCAAAGGTTTATGAGCAATACCGAATTTTGACAAAAACCCAGGTGTTTTTGGGGATTTCAGGACGGGTGCAGAATCAATACGGCGTGGTCCATGTCTTGGCTGAATACCTCTGGATTCCACGCTTCACGGATGTGAACTCCGTTCGACTAAAAAGTCGTGATTTCCATTGA